One window of the Diospyros lotus cultivar Yz01 chromosome 12, ASM1463336v1, whole genome shotgun sequence genome contains the following:
- the LOC127814092 gene encoding eukaryotic translation initiation factor 4G-like isoform X4, whose translation MSLNQSRAERSDSSQYRPSGRSGSSAQPRNLSSGSRKGGGTAPPPSSSSVNSTLTSNRSLKKSNNAQGGQSRVGAVSGNLDAHNASAARTLQNGSQLQPPVQADAPEPAKPTTDTATQRSTQPIPNVPSSQTAANTSDTTPATPAKGDASRPFALQFGSISPGLVQIPARTNSAPPNLDEQKRDQARHSSSRAVSTFPVPAAPKHQMPRRDGGAGEQSGSGEAHQISKPRRDVQVSAAPPVTQTQKGPFLSMPGVSMPMPFHQPQIPVQFGGPNPQIQSQGVTAASMPVPMPVPLPMRNPPPLQQQVFVPALPPHPMQPQGMMHQNQGLNFTPQMGPQLPSQLGNLGISMSSQFTQQQTGKLGPSRKPVKITHPDTHEELRLDRRADTFVDSGSSGPRTHPNVPQSQSSTSVPPHHPVSYYPNSLYFTRPSSVPLTSSQIHPSPQVPRFSYAVSQGPQSVSFMNPSGHISYSNKSSAPVHNSAEQSSLERSLDVHSAISSVTSASVQVTIKPAAGSHVDKIAESSHGISSHSVEKGESPKFLQKHGETISVHLQKDLDNSVESAHQPDPDSKQTSSVLPVSNKQTSAATPSAEVHTVTDSLASSPPVSLENSTSVTQSSEGRRRETFGRSDSVNYQEKKQIKEEHSQPQEQVSGGVTSISRLPSQSVESSAAYNSVTTMPIDAMTTTALSSTSGDIVESTGESLTGHSAATPDADSDRKGSICEFKTVGTVVTVDTNSDHHPRKNDPSQQDECLKSEIMGTNEQELMLTEGCKHEKNSSEIYSVSVSLKSLETVNHMEGESIVNIASNSNEVGPPEIAQKTLEEPVDCCRKDDLMADKLDISTPLVPDATNLKFSSSSTNLSTSPDIKPSASDQSLYGSDNFGSREGVSMPPLKHEGKGSEDIHTDFVSLPSAGSKDKPVPELSSSKSNGSRGKKKWKETLQKADAAGTTSDLYMAYKASEGKKEIVASSEVMASASSINSKQVQSDPQVDVALSEKCGLGKAEPDDWEDAADMSTSKLETVDDEKQVHVELEHYEVDQNGATAKKYSRDFLLKFSSQCTDLPEGFEIASDIAEALVGSNVNASRESFPSPGRIIDRQSGGSRPDRRGIGMGEDDKWSKSSGPIVSGRDPRIEGFGGNFRPGQGGNYGVLRNPRAQAPAPYAGGILSGPMHSLSTQGGMQRNSLDSDRWQRASGFQKGLIPSPQTPLQVMHRAEKKYEVGKVSDEEEAKQRQLKGILNKLTPQNFEKLFEQVKAVNIDNVVTLTGVISQIFDKALMEPTFCEMYANFCYQLAGVLPDFSENNEKVTFKRLLLNKCQEEFERGEREQEEADRADQEGEVKQSEEEREEKRIRARRRMLGNIRLIGELYKKKMLTERIMHECIKKLLGQYQNPDEEDIEALCKLMSTIGEIIDHPKAKEHMDFYFDMMAKLSNNMRLSSRVRFMLKDSIDLRKNSWQQRRKVEGPKKIEEVHRDAAQERHMQAGRLARGPGINSSGRNRQPVDFAPRGSSTISSSNAQVGSFRGLATQLRGFGTQDFRTEDRHSFENRTLSVPLPQRPINEDSITLGPQGGLARGMSIRGQPSTPNIPLTDVPSPADARRTTTGLNGYSSGSERTAYGREDPVPRFIPDRFVGSSSEQSSVQDRHFNHGNRDPRNGDRLVDKPLPIPPTVHGQGPNVTQNASPDKVWSEDRLRDMSIEAIKEFYSAKDEKEVALCVKDLNAPSFYSAMVSIWVIDSFERKDKDRDLLAKLLVNLSESRDGMLNQDHLMKGFEFVLNTLEDAVNDAPRAGEFLGRILAKVILENVIPFPEIGQLIYEGGEEQGRLVEIGLAAEVVGTILETIKSDKGESAVSEIRTSSSLKLEKFRPPDAKKSWRLDKFI comes from the exons ATGTCCCTCAATCAATCAAGGGCTGAGAGGAGCGATTCATCACAGTACAGACCATCGGGCCGATCAGGGAGCTCCGCCCAGCCGAGGAACCTCTCAAGCGGTAGCCGGAAGGGCGGCGGCACCGCCCCTCCACCATCTTCGTCTTCTGTCAATTCGACTTTGACGTCGAATCGAAG CCTTAAGAAGTCTAACAATGCACAAGGAGGGCAATCTAGGGTGGGTGCTGTAAGTGGCAATTTAGATGCTCATAATGCTTCTGCTGCTCGGACTCTACAAAATGGTTCTCAACTGCAACCACCAGTACAAG CTGATGCTCCAGAACCTGCCAAACCAACAACTGACACAGCTACTCAAAGAAGTACCCAACCTATTCCAAATGTTCCATCTTCTCAGACTGCAGCTAACACTTCTGATACCACTCCTGCAACCCCTGCAAAGG GAGATGCATCTAGGCCGTTTGCTCTTCAATTTGGGTCCATAAGTCCTGGTCTCGTGCAG ataccTGCTAGAACTAACTCAGCACCACCAAATTTGGATGAGCAGAAACGTGACCAG GCACGTCATAGTTCTTCAAGAGCAGTGTCAACATTCCCAGTTCCAGCTGCTCCTAAACATCAAATGCCAAGGAGGGATGGAGGTGCTGGGGAGCAATCTGGGTCTGGTGAGGCCCATCAAATTTCCAAGCCCAGAAGAGATGTTCAAGTTTCAGCTGCACCCCCTGTAACCCAAACTCAGAAGGGTCCATTTCTTTCTATGCCTGGTGTTTCCATGCCAATGCCGTTTCACCAGCCACAGATCCCTGTTCAATTTGGTGGCCCCAATCCGCAGATTCAGTCTCAGGGTGTGACAGCTGCTTCAATGCCAGTGCCAATGCCAGTACCATTGCCCATGAGAAATCCTCCTCCACTGCAGCAGCAAGTATTTGTTCCAGCTCTGCCGCCCCATCCGATGCAGCCTCAGGGCATGATGCATCAAAATCAGGGCTTGAATTTCACACCTCAAATGGGTCCTCAGCTGCCTTCTCAGTTGGGCAATTTGGGAATTAGCATGAGCTCCCAATTTACACAACAGCAGACGGGAAAACTAGGTCCCTCTCGTAAACCTGTCAAAATTACTCACCCAGATACGCATGAAGAGTTGAGGCTTGATAGGCGAGCTGATACATTTGTGGATAGTGGATCATCGGGCCCAAGAACACATCCTAATGTGCCACAGTCTCAGTCTAGTACATCTGTTCCACCTCATCATCCTGTCAGTTATTACCCTAATTCCCTCTATTTTACTAGGCCAAGTTCTGTTCCCCTAACTAGTAGTCAGATTCATCCCAGTCCTCAGGTGCCAAGATTTAGCTATGCTGTTAGCCAGGGCCCTCAATCTGTATCATTCATGAACCCATCTGGTCACATCTCCTATTCCAATAAAAGTAGTGCTCCAGTGCATAACAGTGCTGAACAGTCAAGTTTAGAGCGTTCTCTTGATGTTCACAGTGCAATATCTTCTGTAACCTCTGCGTCTGTGCAGGTGACAATCAAACCAGCTGCTGGGTCACATGTTGACAAGATTGCTGAATCATCACATGGAATTAGCTCACACTCTGTTGAAAAGGGTGAATCACCTAAGTTCCTCCAGAAGCATGGGGAGACTATTTCAGTTCATCTCCAAAAGGATTTGGATAATTCTGTAGAAAGTGCACATCAGCCAGACCCTGATTCCAAACAGACCTCATCTGTGTTGCCTGTGTCAAATAAACAAACTAGTGCAGCAACTCCGTCTGCTGAGGTGCACACTGTGACTGATTCATTGGCATCTTCCCCTCCTGTTTCTCTTGAGAACTCCACATCAGTGACCCAAAGTTCTGAAGGCAGAAGAAGAGAAACATTTGGTAGGTCTGACTCCGTTAATTATCAAGAGAAGAAGCAGATCAAGGAAGAACATTCTCAACCTCAGGAGCAG GTTTCTGGAGGAGTTACCTCTATTTCTAGGTTGCCTTCTCAGTCCGTGGAATCATCTGCTGCTTATAACAGTGTAACTACCATGCCCATAGATGCTATGACAACCACTGCATTGTCAAGCACCAGTGGGGACATTGTGGAATCTACCGGGGAATCATTGACTGGCCACAGTGCTGCCACTCCTGATGCTGATAGTGATAGGAAAGGCTCCATATGTGAGTTCAAAACAGTTGGCACTGTAGTAACTGTTGACACCAATTCTGATCACCATCCTAGGAAAAATGACCCTTCTCAGCAGGACGAGTGTCTAAAATCTGAAATCATGGGAACAAATGAACAAGAACTTATGTTGACTGAAGGGTGCAAGCATGAGAAGAATAGTTCTGAGATATATTCAGTATCTGTTTCTTTAAAATCCTTGGAAACGGTTAATCATATGGAAGGAGAATCTATTGTGAACATAGCATCTAACTCCAATGAGGTTGGACCCCCGGAAATTGCACAGAAGACTTTGGAAGAGCCCGTGGATTGTTGCAGAAAAGATGATTTGATGGCTGATAAGTTGGATATATCAACTCCCTTGGTGCCAGATGCTACAAATCTCAAATTTTCCTCCTCAAGCACCAATTTATCAACTAGTCCAGATATAAAGCCTTCTGCATCAGATCAGTCTCTCTATGGAAGTGATAACTTTGGCAGTAGAGAAGGTGTTTCAATGCCGCCCTTGAAACATGAAGGGAAAGGTAGTGAGGACATACATACTGATTTTGTTTCTCTTCCATCAGCAGGTTCAAAGGATAAACCTGTGCCAGAACTCAGTAGTTCAAAGAGTAATGGGAGCCGagggaagaagaaatggaaggagacTCTACAAAAAGCAGATGCTGCCGGAACAACTTCTGATCTCTATATGGCATATAAGGCTTcagagggaaagaaagaaattgttGCCTCTTCAGAAGTCATGGCCAGTGCATCTAGCATTAACTCTAAGCAGGTGCAATCTGATCCACAGGTTGATGTTGCATTGAGTGAAAAATGTGGTCTGGGTAAAGCTGAGCCAGATGATTGGGAAGATGCTGCTGACATGTCAACTTCAAAATTGGAAACTGTAGATGATGAAAAGCAGGTTCATGTAGAATTGGAGCATTATGAAGTAGATCAAAATGGAGCAACAGCAAAGAAATATTCTAGAGATTTCCTACTGAAATTCTCTTCTCAGTGTACTGATCTTCCAGAGGGTTTTGAAATTGCATCTGATATAGCAGAGGCCTTGGTGGGTTCTAATGTAAATGCTTCTCGTGAATCATTCCCTAGTCCTGGAAGAATTATTGATCGGCAATCTGGTGGATCTCGACCAGACCGTCGTGGGATTGGCATGGGTGAGGATGACAAATGGAGTAAATCATCTGGCCCTATTGTATCAGGACGGGATCCACGAATTGAAGGTTTTGGGGGTAATTTCCGACCTGGCCAAGGTGGCAACTATGGTGTCTTAAGGAACCCACGTGCACAAGCACCTGCTCCGTATGCTGGGGGGATACTATCTGGGCCAATGCATTCCCTGAGTACTCAGGGAGGTATGCAACGGAATAGCCTTGATTCAGATCGATGGCAACGAGCTAGTGGTTTTCAGAAAGGTTTGATTCCTTCCCCTCAAACTCCATTACAGGTAATGCACAGAGCTGAGAAGAAGTATGAAGTGGGTAAAGTATCAGATGAAGAAGAGGCCAAGCAGAGGCAGTTGAAAGGCATTCTTAATAAACTCACGCCACAAAACTTTGAAAAGCTTTTTGAGCAAGTTAAAGCAGTTAACATTGACAATGTTGTTACCCTCACTGGGGTGATTTCACAGATATTTGATAAAGCTCTGATGGAGCCTACCTTCTGTGAAATGTATGCAAACTTCTGTTATCAGCTTGCTGGTGTGTTACCTGATTTTAGTGAGAACAATGAAAAGGTCACTTTTAAGAGGTTGCTTCTGAACAAGTGCCAAGAGGAATTTGAAAGAGGTGAACGAGAGCAAGAAGAGGCTGATAGAGCTGATCAGGAAGGTGAGGTTAAGCAGTCAGAGgaggaaagagaggagaaaagaatCCGGGCAAGGAGACGAATGTTGGGAAATATTAGGCTCATTGGGGAACTGTACAAGAAGAAGATGTTAACTGAGAGAATAATGCATGAATGCATAAAAAAGTTGTTGGGTCAGTATCAAAATCCTGATGAGGAAGACATTGAAgctttgtgcaaattaatgagTACCATTGGAGAGATTATAGACCATCCCAAAGCCAAGGAACACatggatttttattttgatatgatGGCAAAATTGTCAAACAACATGAGGCTGTCTTCTAGGGTAAGGTTCATGTTGAAGGATTCAATTGATTTAAGAAAGAACAGTTGGCAGCAGAGAAGGAAAGTCGAAGGGCCAAAAAAGATAGAGGAAGTGCACAGGGATGCTGCCCAAGAACGGCACATGCAAGCTGGTAGGTTGGCACGGGGCCCAGGCATCAACTCATCAGGTAGAAACCGTCAACCAGTGGATTTTGCTCCTAGAGGGTCAAGTACGATATCTTCTTCAAATGCGCAGGTTGGTAGTTTCCGTGGATTAGCCACACAACTTCGTGGCTTTGGAACTCAGGATTTCCGGACAGAGGATAGACATTCTTTTGAGAATAGGACTCTCTCTGTGCCATTGCCTCAAAGACCCATCAATGAAGATTCTATCACACTTGGTCCCCAAGGTGGTCTTGCAAGGGGAATGTCCATTAGAGGACAACCATCAACACCGAACATTCCTTTAACTGATGTACCAAGTCCTGCAGATGCCAGAAGAACAACGACAGGTCTGAATGGTTATAGTTCTGGATCAGAACGGACAGCTTATGGAAGAGAGGATCCTGTTCCAAGATTCATCCCTGATCGGTTTGTTGGTTCTTCTTCTGAGCAGTCTAGTGTGCAAGATCGACATTTTAACCATGGGAACAGGGATCCAAGGAATGGAGATCGCCTAGTTGATAAGCCTCTACCTATTCCACCAACTGTACATGGTCAAGGACCAAATGTAACACAAAATGCTTCTCCAGATAAGGTGTGGTCAGAGGATCGCTTGCGAGACATGTCAATAGAAGCAATTAAAGAATTCTACAG